A window of the Vigna angularis cultivar LongXiaoDou No.4 chromosome 3, ASM1680809v1, whole genome shotgun sequence genome harbors these coding sequences:
- the LOC108324363 gene encoding homeobox protein knotted-1-like 1 isoform X2: MSLQRHTLTLSNPFYCFSSSLSLSLSLSLLPTYHYSLFLSLFLSSFSPGFYWKRKTRSRPFPVESSLGYISMENFYKLNSLLSCTEDVVRGVNVNVSAAAASELNLGLVANNFLQLEEPESSDMSERFIKTQIATHPLYPNLVSAYIECRKVGAPPELASLLEEIARESHPTHALREIGDDPELDEFMESYCEILHRYKQELSKPFNEATLFLCSIESQLSNLCKGTLTLPLDNNRSDEAAGTSEDELSWEKMEVMEGVESSGSRPGDQELKEILLRKYGGYLSSLRKEFLKKRKKGKLPKEARRILLDWWSTHYRWPYPTEEEKVQLSEMTGLEQKQINNWFINQRKRHWKPSEDMRFAIMDGVSGSAIVRGPM; the protein is encoded by the exons ATGTCTTTGCAGAGACACACCTTAACCTTGTCAAATCCTTTCTACTGTTTCagttcttctctctctctctctctctctctctctctacttcCCACTTACCAttactctctctttctctctcttttcctttcttccttttccccAGGTTtttattggaaaagaaaaacaaggtcTCGTCCCTTTCCAG TGGAGAGTAGCTTGGGATATATATCGATGGAAAACTTTTACAAGCTCAACTCTCTCCTATCTTGTACCGAGGATGTTGTTAGAGGAGTCAACGTCAACGTTTCCGCCGCCGCCGCATCTGAATTGAATCTAGGACTTGTGGCCAATAACTTCCTTCAGCTAGAAGAGCCAGAAAGTTCCGATATGTCTGAACGATTCATCAAGACCCAGATCGCCACTCACCCTCTTTATCCAAATCTAGTATCTGCTTACATAGAATGCCGAAAG GTTGGAGCACCGCCGGAACTTGCTTCACTTCTTGAAGAAATAGCCCGTGAAAGCCACCCAACGCATGCTCTTCGTGAGATAGGAGATGATCCCGAGCTTGACGAGTTCATg GAATCATACTGCGAAATTCTTCATAGATACAAGCAGGAGTTGTCCAAGCCATTCAACGAAGCGACCTTGTTTTTGTGTAGTATCGAATCACAACTCAGCAATCTTTGTAAGGGAACACTTACATTGCCACTGGATAACAACCGCTCAG ATGAGGCGGCTGGGACATCAGAAGATGAATTGAGTTGGGAGAAGATGGAAGTAATGGAAGGTGTGGAATCTTCTGGGTCTCGTCCCGGTGATCAAGAGCTTAAAGAAATACTCCTTCGTAAGTATGGTGGTTATCTTAGCAGCTTAAGAAAGGAATTtttgaagaagaggaaaaagggtaaacTTCCAAAGGAGGCAAGGAGGATACTCTTGGACTGGTGGAGCACTCACTATAGGTGGCCTTATCCTACG GAGGAGGAGAAAGTGCAACTATCAGAAATGACAGGACTTGAGCAAAAGCAGATAAACAATTGGTTCATCAACCAAAGGAAACGGCATTGGAAACCATCTGAAGACATGCGATTTGCGATTATGGATGGTGTAAGTGGCAGCGCCATAGTTAGAGGACCTATGTAG
- the LOC108324363 gene encoding homeobox protein knotted-1-like 1 isoform X3: MENFYKLNSLLSCTEDVVRGVNVNVSAAAASELNLGLVANNFLQLEEPESSDMSERFIKTQIATHPLYPNLVSAYIECRKVGAPPELASLLEEIARESHPTHALREIGDDPELDEFMESYCEILHRYKQELSKPFNEATLFLCSIESQLSNLCKGTLTLPLDNNRSGEDQPIALFYEAAGTSEDELSWEKMEVMEGVESSGSRPGDQELKEILLRKYGGYLSSLRKEFLKKRKKGKLPKEARRILLDWWSTHYRWPYPTEEEKVQLSEMTGLEQKQINNWFINQRKRHWKPSEDMRFAIMDGVSGSAIVRGPM, encoded by the exons ATGGAAAACTTTTACAAGCTCAACTCTCTCCTATCTTGTACCGAGGATGTTGTTAGAGGAGTCAACGTCAACGTTTCCGCCGCCGCCGCATCTGAATTGAATCTAGGACTTGTGGCCAATAACTTCCTTCAGCTAGAAGAGCCAGAAAGTTCCGATATGTCTGAACGATTCATCAAGACCCAGATCGCCACTCACCCTCTTTATCCAAATCTAGTATCTGCTTACATAGAATGCCGAAAG GTTGGAGCACCGCCGGAACTTGCTTCACTTCTTGAAGAAATAGCCCGTGAAAGCCACCCAACGCATGCTCTTCGTGAGATAGGAGATGATCCCGAGCTTGACGAGTTCATg GAATCATACTGCGAAATTCTTCATAGATACAAGCAGGAGTTGTCCAAGCCATTCAACGAAGCGACCTTGTTTTTGTGTAGTATCGAATCACAACTCAGCAATCTTTGTAAGGGAACACTTACATTGCCACTGGATAACAACCGCTCAG GTGAAGACCAACCGATTGCCCTCTTTT ATGAGGCGGCTGGGACATCAGAAGATGAATTGAGTTGGGAGAAGATGGAAGTAATGGAAGGTGTGGAATCTTCTGGGTCTCGTCCCGGTGATCAAGAGCTTAAAGAAATACTCCTTCGTAAGTATGGTGGTTATCTTAGCAGCTTAAGAAAGGAATTtttgaagaagaggaaaaagggtaaacTTCCAAAGGAGGCAAGGAGGATACTCTTGGACTGGTGGAGCACTCACTATAGGTGGCCTTATCCTACG GAGGAGGAGAAAGTGCAACTATCAGAAATGACAGGACTTGAGCAAAAGCAGATAAACAATTGGTTCATCAACCAAAGGAAACGGCATTGGAAACCATCTGAAGACATGCGATTTGCGATTATGGATGGTGTAAGTGGCAGCGCCATAGTTAGAGGACCTATGTAG
- the LOC108324363 gene encoding homeobox protein knotted-1-like 1 isoform X1 — protein sequence MSLQRHTLTLSNPFYCFSSSLSLSLSLSLLPTYHYSLFLSLFLSSFSPGFYWKRKTRSRPFPVESSLGYISMENFYKLNSLLSCTEDVVRGVNVNVSAAAASELNLGLVANNFLQLEEPESSDMSERFIKTQIATHPLYPNLVSAYIECRKVGAPPELASLLEEIARESHPTHALREIGDDPELDEFMESYCEILHRYKQELSKPFNEATLFLCSIESQLSNLCKGTLTLPLDNNRSGEDQPIALFYEAAGTSEDELSWEKMEVMEGVESSGSRPGDQELKEILLRKYGGYLSSLRKEFLKKRKKGKLPKEARRILLDWWSTHYRWPYPTEEEKVQLSEMTGLEQKQINNWFINQRKRHWKPSEDMRFAIMDGVSGSAIVRGPM from the exons ATGTCTTTGCAGAGACACACCTTAACCTTGTCAAATCCTTTCTACTGTTTCagttcttctctctctctctctctctctctctctctacttcCCACTTACCAttactctctctttctctctcttttcctttcttccttttccccAGGTTtttattggaaaagaaaaacaaggtcTCGTCCCTTTCCAG TGGAGAGTAGCTTGGGATATATATCGATGGAAAACTTTTACAAGCTCAACTCTCTCCTATCTTGTACCGAGGATGTTGTTAGAGGAGTCAACGTCAACGTTTCCGCCGCCGCCGCATCTGAATTGAATCTAGGACTTGTGGCCAATAACTTCCTTCAGCTAGAAGAGCCAGAAAGTTCCGATATGTCTGAACGATTCATCAAGACCCAGATCGCCACTCACCCTCTTTATCCAAATCTAGTATCTGCTTACATAGAATGCCGAAAG GTTGGAGCACCGCCGGAACTTGCTTCACTTCTTGAAGAAATAGCCCGTGAAAGCCACCCAACGCATGCTCTTCGTGAGATAGGAGATGATCCCGAGCTTGACGAGTTCATg GAATCATACTGCGAAATTCTTCATAGATACAAGCAGGAGTTGTCCAAGCCATTCAACGAAGCGACCTTGTTTTTGTGTAGTATCGAATCACAACTCAGCAATCTTTGTAAGGGAACACTTACATTGCCACTGGATAACAACCGCTCAG GTGAAGACCAACCGATTGCCCTCTTTT ATGAGGCGGCTGGGACATCAGAAGATGAATTGAGTTGGGAGAAGATGGAAGTAATGGAAGGTGTGGAATCTTCTGGGTCTCGTCCCGGTGATCAAGAGCTTAAAGAAATACTCCTTCGTAAGTATGGTGGTTATCTTAGCAGCTTAAGAAAGGAATTtttgaagaagaggaaaaagggtaaacTTCCAAAGGAGGCAAGGAGGATACTCTTGGACTGGTGGAGCACTCACTATAGGTGGCCTTATCCTACG GAGGAGGAGAAAGTGCAACTATCAGAAATGACAGGACTTGAGCAAAAGCAGATAAACAATTGGTTCATCAACCAAAGGAAACGGCATTGGAAACCATCTGAAGACATGCGATTTGCGATTATGGATGGTGTAAGTGGCAGCGCCATAGTTAGAGGACCTATGTAG